A genomic window from Luteolibacter sp. LG18 includes:
- a CDS encoding penicillin-binding protein 2, producing MLRTFQSRSLVVCAVLVTGMSGLSARLIQIQLVDRQRYARSSNRTYQRSEKLPAMRGMIVDCNEEVLAKSLPMSSVVVDLMHLTDPKIAAYGLAYAEAHARPDWSALDGRDRDKVLSQIRGKILSSETEDAIVEKHLAYAIGVLARPLGMRREELRAKIEEKRSTGGKGTFPIAKDLPGDLAEPLRDALEDSGVRGIKLVNSLKRWYTSPTLATHVTGYTGEKEETDEDGDVLYRTVGKAGIEASMEEYLCGRDGWRQYKSNNRGLPMPGDAGSLCPPKAGLNVQLTLDMGIQTIVEEELDAAMIEYQSKRAAVVVMDPKTGGILAMVSRPNFDLNRRENISTNGFNFAMQAVYEPGSTFKIVASAAALNEGLVTPQTSIFCHNGLYQEGPIKVPDHGSYGMLTVEGILQKSSNIGAYKLARQLGNDRFYRYVNQFGFGKKTGVLLAGESSGRAKNSGNPVDFSRASYGYALNVTPLQVATAYCAIANDGRLLKPHIVKGLIANDGSVVERFDPETVSQVLKPEVARKMRAALQKVVDKQGTAPLAAVPGHHVAGKTGTAKMHNPNGRGYLEGHYTVSFAGMLPAEDPKFVAVVVIDDPRTTKVTLYGGTIAAPVFGKMAARIANAMNLQPTEPVETPSSRTANR from the coding sequence ATGCTCCGCACGTTCCAGAGCCGGTCATTGGTCGTCTGCGCGGTCCTCGTGACCGGGATGAGCGGCCTCTCGGCCCGCCTGATCCAGATCCAGCTCGTGGATCGGCAGCGGTACGCCCGGAGCTCGAACAGGACCTACCAGCGCTCGGAGAAACTGCCCGCGATGCGGGGCATGATCGTCGATTGCAACGAGGAGGTGCTGGCGAAGAGCCTGCCGATGTCCTCGGTGGTCGTGGACCTGATGCACCTCACCGATCCGAAGATCGCGGCTTACGGCCTGGCCTACGCCGAGGCCCACGCCCGCCCGGACTGGAGCGCGCTCGATGGCCGGGACCGGGACAAGGTGCTCAGCCAGATCCGCGGCAAGATCCTTTCCAGTGAAACGGAGGACGCGATCGTCGAGAAACACCTCGCCTACGCCATCGGCGTGCTGGCGCGCCCGCTCGGGATGCGCCGGGAGGAGCTGCGCGCCAAGATCGAGGAGAAGCGCTCGACCGGCGGCAAGGGGACTTTCCCGATCGCGAAGGACCTGCCCGGTGATCTCGCCGAGCCGCTGCGCGATGCCCTCGAGGACAGCGGCGTGCGCGGCATCAAGCTGGTGAACTCGCTGAAGCGCTGGTACACCTCGCCGACCCTCGCCACGCACGTCACCGGCTACACCGGCGAGAAAGAGGAGACCGACGAGGACGGGGATGTCCTGTACCGCACCGTTGGAAAAGCCGGCATCGAGGCCTCGATGGAGGAGTATCTCTGCGGCCGCGACGGCTGGCGCCAATACAAGAGCAACAACCGCGGGCTGCCGATGCCCGGCGATGCGGGCAGCCTGTGTCCGCCGAAGGCGGGGCTCAATGTCCAGCTCACGCTCGACATGGGCATCCAGACGATCGTGGAGGAGGAGCTGGACGCGGCGATGATCGAATATCAGTCGAAGCGCGCGGCCGTCGTCGTGATGGACCCGAAGACCGGTGGCATCCTCGCCATGGTCAGCCGCCCGAATTTCGACCTGAACCGCCGTGAGAACATCTCCACGAACGGGTTCAACTTCGCCATGCAGGCGGTCTACGAGCCCGGTTCGACCTTCAAGATCGTGGCCTCCGCAGCGGCCTTGAACGAGGGACTGGTCACCCCGCAGACCTCGATTTTCTGCCACAACGGCCTCTATCAGGAAGGCCCGATCAAGGTGCCGGACCACGGCAGCTACGGCATGCTGACGGTCGAGGGTATCCTCCAGAAATCCAGCAACATCGGTGCCTACAAGCTGGCCCGCCAGCTCGGCAACGACCGTTTCTACCGCTACGTGAACCAATTCGGCTTCGGCAAGAAGACCGGGGTGCTGCTCGCGGGCGAAAGCTCCGGCCGGGCGAAGAATTCCGGGAATCCGGTCGATTTCTCCCGTGCGTCCTACGGTTACGCCTTGAACGTCACGCCCTTGCAGGTGGCGACGGCCTACTGCGCGATCGCCAACGATGGCAGGCTGCTGAAGCCCCACATCGTCAAGGGGCTGATCGCCAACGACGGCAGCGTGGTCGAGCGTTTCGATCCGGAAACCGTCTCCCAGGTGCTGAAACCCGAGGTTGCCCGGAAAATGCGCGCCGCGCTTCAAAAAGTGGTTGATAAACAGGGCACCGCACCCCTCGCTGCCGTCCCGGGCCACCATGTCGCCGGCAAAACCGGCACGGCCAAAATGCACAATCCGAACGGGCGGGGGTACCTCGAGGGGCACTACACGGTGTCCTTCGCGGGCATGCTTCCCGCCGAGGATCCCAAGTTCGTGGCGGTGGTCGTGATCGACGATCCGCGTACGACCAAGGTGACCCTCTACGGCGGCACCATCGCCGCCCCGGTGTTTGGCAAAATGGCGGCCCGGATCGCCAACGCCATGAATTTGCAACCGACCGAACCCGTCGAAACCCCGTCTTCCCGGACTGCCAACCGATGA